The following proteins are encoded in a genomic region of Coffea eugenioides isolate CCC68of chromosome 6, Ceug_1.0, whole genome shotgun sequence:
- the LOC113773401 gene encoding cation/calcium exchanger 1-like, translating into MDCFSFISRFRTTLVSLLLNISFLFFLVFYITTNVLEKPSFKLSNSILFEAQGSHDCSGVRNFTDYKSQCAYVKSFDCSGKGYIDYLQIFYCSLGQFPVLGYTLLLLWLLLLFYVIGNTTADYFCPSVESLSRVLKLSPTIAGTTLLPLGNGANDVFASFISFAQSHDSDVGINTVLGGAFFISCFVVGIVSMSISSRQVAVDEASFIRDVLFLIFSLVSLLMIIISGEINLWVATGYVSIYVLYIMVVSAMQFFCGKKEMIVNPPAIIPPSSRSNFLALNSDESCGMYAPLIGPMDEEKNESQSQLKDALDQLSNGSESRSTACRFLLLFLYVLELPLQLPRQITIPTVSEEKWSKAFAVTSATLAPIFLALIWKPQIISSTISLAIFMSAALLGIILGTLAFAFTKKSGPPKDCLFPWLAGGFLMSIAWTYLIAEELVCLLVSFGTILGINPSILGLTVLAWGNSAGDLISNLAMALKGGPDGVQMAISGCYAGPLFNNLIGLGLSLIFASWSQYPSSYVIPKDPYLYETVGFFIAGLLWAIVILLNRKMKLDRSLGGGLVAIYLCFIFLRLAKALGLPKLGGSLLEN; encoded by the coding sequence ATGGATTGCTTTTCCTTCATATCTCGCTTCAGAACAACACTAGTATCTCTTTTACTAaacatttctttccttttctttcttgtatTCTACATCACAACCAATGTTCTTGAGAAACCAAGTTTTAAGCTTTCCAATTCCATCTTATTTGAAGCTCAAGGCTCTCATGACTGTTCAGGCGTTCGTAACTTCACTGATTACAAGTCCCAGTGTGCTTACGTGAAATCATTCGACTGTTCAGGAAAAGGTTACATTGATTACCTTCAGATTTTCTACTGCAGTTTAGGCCAGTTTCCTGTGCTGGGATACACTTTGCTTCTTTTATGGCTTCTTCTTCTGTTCTATGTAATTGGAAATACAACAGCGGACTACTTTTGTCCTTCGGTCGAAAGCTTATCCCGAGTTCTGAAGCTTTCACCAACTATAGCTGGTACAACTCTGCTTCCTTTAGGCAATGGTGCAAACGACGTTTTCGCAAGCTTCATTTCTTTCGCGCAATCCCACGATTCTGATGTGGGAATCAACACAGTTCTTGGTGGGGCATTTTTCATCTCATGCTTTGTTGTTGGAATTGTTAGCATGTCAATTTCATCTCGTCAGGTAGCTGTTGATGAAGCCAGCTTCATCAGAGATGTCCTGTTTCTTATTTTCTCCCTTGTATCCCTCCTGATGATCATTATTTCTGGAGAAATAAATTTGTGGGTTGCAACCGGTTACGTTTCCATCTATGTCCTGTATATTATGGTGGTCTCAGCAATGCAATTTTTCTGTGGAAAGAAAGAGATGATTGTCAATCCTCCTGCCATTATTCCTCCATCCTCGCGGAGTAATTTCTTGGCACTTAACTCTGATGAATCTTGCGGCATGTATGCTCCTCTGATTGGACCTATGgatgaggaaaagaatgaatcACAGTCACAGCTGAAAGATGCTCTTGATCAACTCTCTAATGGGAGTGAATCGAGATCGACAGCTTGTCGTTTCCTGCTCTTGTTTCTCTATGTTTTGGAGTTACCTCTGCAGTTACCTAGACAAATTACAATTCCAACGGTTTCTGAGGAAAAATGGTCCAAAGCTTTTGCTGTAACTTCAGCAACATTAGCACCTATTTTCTTAGCACTCATTTGGAAACCTCAGATAATCAGTTCAACTATAAGCTTAGCCATTTTCATGAGTGCAGCTCTTCTTGGGATTATACTGGGGACACTTGCATTTGCATTCACTAAGAAGTCAGGCCCGCCAAAGGACTGCTTATTCCCTTGGCTTGCAGGAGGATTCTTGATGAGTATAGCTTGGACATATCTTATTGCAGAGGAACTGGTTTGTTTGCTGGTATCATTTGGCACTATTTTGGGAATAAACCCTTCAATCTTGGGACTTACTGTCCTTGCTTGGGGAAATTCAGCAGGGGATTTGATATCAAATCTTGCTATGGCATTAAAAGGAGGACCTGATGGGGTACAAATGGCAATATCAGGTTGTTATGCAGGGCCATTGTTTAATAACCTGATTGGTTTGGGACTATCACTCATTTTTGCCTCATGGTCTCAGTATCCATCTTCTTATGTGATTCCAAAAGATCCTTATCTTTATGAAACTGTGGGATTTTTTATTGCTGGCCTGCTTTGGGCTATCGTGATATTGCTCAACAGGAAAATGAAGTTGGATAGGTCCTTAGGTGGAGGTCTTGTGGCCATATACTTATGTTTTATATTCCTAAGACTAGCAAAGGCTCTGGGATTACCAAAACTTGGGGGCTCTTTACTAGAAAATTGA